One stretch of Urocitellus parryii isolate mUroPar1 chromosome 12, mUroPar1.hap1, whole genome shotgun sequence DNA includes these proteins:
- the Ost4 gene encoding dolichyl-diphosphooligosaccharide--protein glycosyltransferase subunit 4, with translation MITDVQLAIFANMLGVSLFLLVVLYHYVAVNNPKKQE, from the coding sequence ATGATCACAGACGTTCAGCTCGCCATCTTCGCCAACATGCTGGGCGTGTCGCTATTCTTGCTTGTGGTTCTCTATCACTACGTGGCCGTCAACAATCCCAAGAAGCAGGAATGA
- the Emilin1 gene encoding EMILIN-1 gives MAPGTLWSCYLCCLLTAATRAASYPPRGYSLYTGGGGALSPGGPQAQNAPRPASRHRNWCAYVVTRTVSCVLEDGVETFVKPDYQPCGWGQPQCPRSIMYRSFLRPRYRVAYKTVTDMEWRCCQGYAGDDCGEGPAPALGPAPSTPLPRPRPARPNLSGSSAGSHLSGLGGEGPGESEKVQQLEEQVQSLTKELQGLRGVLQGLSGRLAEDVQRAVETAFNGRQQPADAAARPGVHETLNEIQHQLQLLDNRVSTHDQELGHLNNHHSGGSGGGGRAPAPVPAPPGPSEELLRQLERRLQESCSVCLAGLDGFRQQQQEDRERLRALEKLLASVEERQRQLTGPAMGRRPPQECCPPELGRRLAELERRLDVVAGSVTVLSGRRGTELGGATGQGGHPPGYTSLASRLSRLEDRFNSTLGPSEEQEEGWPGGPRGLGLWLPAAQGRLERLEGLLANVSGELGGRLDLLEEQVAGAVQACGQLCSGAPGDQDSQVSEILSALERRVLDSESQLRLMGSGLHKVGAAGEAQQATLEGLQGIVGQLQERVDAQEKTATELTLQLNLTVAQLSQLKGLLQARGDEGCGACGGVQEELGRLRDGVERCSCPLLPPRGPGAGPGVGGPSRGPLDGFSVFGGSSGSALQALQGELSEVILTFSSLNDSLHELQTTVEGQGADLADLGATKDSIISEINRLQQEATEHATESEERFRGLEEGQAQAGQCPSLEGRLGRLEGVCERLDTVAGGLQGLREGLSRHVAGLWAGLRETNSTSQTQAALLEKLLGGQAGLGRRLGALNSSLLLLEDRLQQISLRDLTGPSGEAGPPGPPGVQGPPGPAGPPGLPGKDGQKGPIGPPGPQGEQGVEGAPAVSVPRVAFSAALSLPRSEPGTVPFDRVLLNDGGYYDPVTGIFTAPLSGRYLLSAVLTGHRHEKVEAVLSRSNLGVARIDSGGYEPEGLENKPVAESQPSPGALGVFSLILPLQAGDTVCIDLVMGQLAHSEEPLTIFSGVLLYGDQELEQA, from the exons ATGGCCCCCGGCACACTCTGGAGCTGCTACCTCTGCTGCCTGCTGACTGCCGCCACAAGGGCTGCCAGCTACCCTCCTCGAGGTTACAGCCTCTATACAGGGGGCGGCGGGGCCCTCAGCCCCGGAGGGCCCCAGGCCCAGAATGCTCCCCGGCCTGCCAGCCGCCACAG GAACTGGTGTGCCTATGTGGTGACCCGGACAGTGAGCTGTGTCCTTGAAGATGGAGTGGAGACCTTCGTCAAGCCAGACTATCAGCCCTGTGGCTGGGGCCAGCCCCAGTGTCCCCGAAGCATCAT GTACCGAAGCTTCCTCCGCCCTCGCTACCGTGTGGCCTACAAGACAGTGACAGATATGGAGTGGAGGTGCTGTCAAGGGTATGCAGGAGATGATTGTGGGGAAGGTCCTGCCCCAGCATTGGGCCCTGCACCCTCCACACCACTCCCCCGGCCCCGGCCTGCCCGTCCCAACCTCTCTGGCTCCAGTGCTGGCAGCCACCTCAGTGGACTAGGAGGAGAAG GTCCTGGAGAGTCAGAGAAGGTGCAGCAGCTGGAGGAGCAGGTGCAGAGCCTGACCAAGGAGCTGCAAGGCCTTCGGGGAGTCCTGCAGGGACTGAGTGGGCGCCTGGCAGAAGATGTGCAGAGGGCTGTGGAGACAGCCTTTAATGGACGGCAGCAGCCAGCAGATGCAGCTGCCCGCCCTGGCGTGCATGAAACACTCAATGAGATCCAGCACCAGCTGCAGCTCCTGGACAACCGAGTCTCCACCCACGACCAGGAACTGGGCCACCTCAATAACCACCACAGTGGTGGCAGTGGTGGAGGCGGTAgggccccagcccctgtcccagcccctcctggccccagtgaggagctgctacgaCAGCTGGAGCGGCGGCTTCAAGAGTCCTGCTCTGTGTGCCTGGCTGGGCTGGATGGCTTCcgccagcagcagcaggaggacagGGAGCGGCTTCGAGCACTGGAGAAGCTACTGGCCTCTGTGGAAGAGCGGCAGCGGCAGCTCACAGGGCCTGCTATGGGCCGCAGGCCCCCTCAGGAATGCTGCCCTCCAGAGCTGGGCCGACGACTGGCAGAGTTGGAGCGCAGGCTGGACGTAGTGGCCGGCTCAGTAACAGTGCTGAGTGGGCGGAGAGGCACTGAGCTGGGAGGAGCTACTGGGCAAGGGGGACACCCCCCAGGATACACCAGCTTAGCCTCCCGCCTCTCTCGCTTGGAGGACCGCTTCAACTCCACCCTGGGTCCctcagaggagcaggaggagggctggCCTGGGGGTCCTAGGGGGCTGGGCCTCTGGCTGCCTGCTGCCCAGGGCCGCCTGGAGAGGTTGGAGGGACTACTAGCCAATGTGAGTGGGGAGTTGGGTGGGCGTCTGGATCTGCTGGAAGAGCAGGTGGCAGGGGCTGTGCAGGCATGTGGGCAGCTCTGCTCTGGGGCTCCTGGGGATCAGGACTCTCAGGTCAGTGAGATCCTCAGTGCCTTGGAGCGCAGGGTACTGGACAGTGAGAGCCAGCTGCGACTGATGGGCTCAGGTCTACACAAGGTGGGAGCAGCAGGGGAGGCCCAGCAGGCCACGCTAGAGGGACTGCAAGGGATTGTGGGCCAGCTCCAAGAGCGTGTGGATGCACAGGAGAAGACGGCTACAGAGCTCACACTGCAGCTGAATCTCACAGTGGCACAGCTGAGCCAATTGAAGGGTCTTTTGCAGGCCCGTGGGGACGAGGGCTGTGGGGCCTGTGGCGGTGTCCAAGAAGAGCTGGGCCGTCTACGGGATGGTGTGGAGCGTTGCTCCTGCCCTCTGTTACCTCCACGGGGTCCTGGGGCTGGCCCGGGCGTTGGAGGACCAAGCCGTGGGCCTCTAGATGGTTTCAGCGTGTTCGGGGGCAGCTCTGGCTCTGCCCTACAGGCCCTGCAAGGAGAGCTCTCTGAGGTCATTCTCACCTTTAGCTCCCTCAATGACTCACTGCATGAGCTCCAGACCACTGTGGAGGGACAGGGTGCTGATCTGGCTGACCTGGGGGCCACCAAGGACAGCATCATATCTGAGATTAACAGATTGCAGCAGGAGGCCACAGAGCATGCTACAGAGAGCGAGGAGCGCTTCCGAGGCCTGGAGGAGGGACAGGCACAGGCTGGCCAGTGCCCGAGTCTGGAGGGGCGATTGGGCCGTCTTGAGGGAGTCTGTGAGCGTTTGGACACTGTGGCAGGGGGACTACAGGGCCTGCGCGAGGGCCTTTCCAGACACgtggctgggctctgggctgggctACGGGAAACCAACAGCACCAGCCAGACACAGGCAGCCCTGCTAGAGAAGCTGCTGGGGGGTCAGGCAGGCCTGGGCAGACGGCTAGGTGCCCTCAACAGCTCCTTGCTGCTCCTAGAGGACCGTCTGCAACAGATCAGCCTGAGGGACCTCACTG GGCCTTCTGGTGAGGCTGGGCCTCCAGGGCCTCCTGGTGTACAGGgacccccaggccctgctggaCCTCCAGGACTTCCAGGCAAGGATGGACAAAAGGGGCCTATTGGTCCACCAG gtCCCCAGGGTGAACAGG GAGTGGAGGGGGCACCAGCAGTGTCTGTGCCTCGGGTGGCATTTTCAGCTGCCCTGAGTTTGCCCCGGTCTGAACCAGGCACAGTCCCCTTTGACAGAGTCCTGCTCAATGATGGAGGTTACTATGACCCAGTGACAG GTATATTCACCGCACCACTGTCCGGACGCTATTTGCTGAGCGCAGTGCTGACTGGGCACCGACACGAGAAAGTGGAGGCAGTGCTGTCGCGCTCTAACCTGGGCGTGGCCCGCATAGACTCTGGCGGCTACGAGCCTGAGGGCCTGGAGAACAAGCCGGTGGCAGAGAGCCAGCCCAGCCCGGGTGCTCTGGGCGTCTTCAGCCTCATCCTGCCGCTGCAGGCGGGGGACACAGTCTGCATCGACCTGGTCATGGGGCAGCTGGCACACTCGGAGGAGCCACTCACCATCTTCAGTGGAGTGCTGCTCTATGGAGACCAGGAGCTTGAACAGGCGTAG
- the Khk gene encoding ketohexokinase isoform X3, whose translation MEEKQILCVGLVVLDIINVVDKYPEEDTDSRCLSQRWQRGGNASNSCTVLSLLGAPCAFMGSLASGPVADFVLDDLRRYSVDLRYTVFQTLGSIPISTVIINETSGSRTILHAYSFLVADFRRRGIDVSHVAWQSRGDTPCSCCIVNNSSGSRTIVLYDTNLPDVSAKDFEKVDLTRFKWIHIEGRNVSEQIKMLQRIEHHNARQPPEQKIRVSVEIEKPREELFQLFGYGELVFVSKDVAKHLGFQSAVEALRGLYGRVRKGATLVCAWAEEGADALGPDGQLLHSDAFPPPRVVDTLGAGDTFNASVIFSLAQGKSMQEALRFGCQVAGKKCGLQGFDGIV comes from the exons ATGGAAGAGAAGCAAATTCTATGCGTGGGGCTGGTGGTGCTGGACATCATCAATGTGGTGGACAAGTACCCGGAGGAGGACACGGATAGCAG GTGTCTCTCCCAGAGATGGCAACGTGGAGGCAACGCGTCCAACTCCTGCACCGTCCTGTCCCTGCTCGGAGCCCCCTGTGCCTTCATGGGCTCGCTGGCCTCTGGCCCTGTTGCCGA TTTTGTCCTGGATGACCTCCGTCGCTATTCCGTGGACCTACGCTACACGGTCTTTCAGACCTTGGGCTCCATCCCCATCTCCACAGTCATCATCAACGAGACCAGTGGTAGCCGCACCATCCTCCATGCCTACAG CTTCCTGGTGGCTGACTTCAGGCGGCGAGGCATAGATGTGTCTCATGTGGCCTGGCAGAGTAGAGGGGACACCCCCTGCTCTTGCTGCATCGTCAACAACTCCAGTGGCTCCCGTACCATTGTGCTCTACGACAC GAACCTACCAGATGTGTCTGCTAAGGACTTTGAGAAGGTGGATCTGACGCGGTTCAAGTGGATTCACATTGAG GGCAGGAATGTTTCAGAACAGATAAAGATGCTGCAGCGGATAGAGCATCACAATGCCAGGCAGCCTCCAGAGCAGAAGATCCGGGTATCCGTGGAGATAGAGAAGCCCCGAGAGGAGCTGTTCCAGCTGTTTGGCTATGGGGAGTTG GTGTTTGTCAGCAAAGATGTGGCCAAGCACCTGGGGTTCCAGTCAGCAGTGGAAGCCCTGAGGGGCTTGTATGGTCGTGTGAGGAAAGG GGCCACCCTTGTCTGTGCCTGGGCTGAGGAGGGTGCTGATGCCCTGGGCCCTGATGGCCAGCTGCTCCATTCGGATGCCTTCCCACCACCCCGGGTAGTGGacactctgggggctggagaTACCTTCAATGCCTCTGTCATCTTCAGCCTCGCCCAGG GCAagagcatgcaggaggcactgagaTTTGGCTGCCAGGTGGCTGGCAAGAAGTGTGGCCTGCAGGGGTTTGATGGCATCGtgtga
- the Khk gene encoding ketohexokinase isoform X1, whose product MEEKQILCVGLVVLDIINVVDKYPEEDTDSRCLSQRWQRGGNASNSCTVLSLLGAPCAFMGSLASGPVADFVLDDLRRYSVDLRYTVFQTLGSIPISTVIINETSGSRTILHAYRNLPDVSAKDFEKVDLTRFKWIHIEGRNVSEQIKMLQRIEHHNARQPPEQKIRVSVEIEKPREELFQLFGYGELVFVSKDVAKHLGFQSAVEALRGLYGRVRKGATLVCAWAEEGADALGPDGQLLHSDAFPPPRVVDTLGAGDTFNASVIFSLAQGKSMQEALRFGCQVAGKKCGLQGFDGIV is encoded by the exons ATGGAAGAGAAGCAAATTCTATGCGTGGGGCTGGTGGTGCTGGACATCATCAATGTGGTGGACAAGTACCCGGAGGAGGACACGGATAGCAG GTGTCTCTCCCAGAGATGGCAACGTGGAGGCAACGCGTCCAACTCCTGCACCGTCCTGTCCCTGCTCGGAGCCCCCTGTGCCTTCATGGGCTCGCTGGCCTCTGGCCCTGTTGCCGA TTTTGTCCTGGATGACCTCCGTCGCTATTCCGTGGACCTACGCTACACGGTCTTTCAGACCTTGGGCTCCATCCCCATCTCCACAGTCATCATCAACGAGACCAGTGGTAGCCGCACCATCCTCCATGCCTACAG GAACCTACCAGATGTGTCTGCTAAGGACTTTGAGAAGGTGGATCTGACGCGGTTCAAGTGGATTCACATTGAG GGCAGGAATGTTTCAGAACAGATAAAGATGCTGCAGCGGATAGAGCATCACAATGCCAGGCAGCCTCCAGAGCAGAAGATCCGGGTATCCGTGGAGATAGAGAAGCCCCGAGAGGAGCTGTTCCAGCTGTTTGGCTATGGGGAGTTG GTGTTTGTCAGCAAAGATGTGGCCAAGCACCTGGGGTTCCAGTCAGCAGTGGAAGCCCTGAGGGGCTTGTATGGTCGTGTGAGGAAAGG GGCCACCCTTGTCTGTGCCTGGGCTGAGGAGGGTGCTGATGCCCTGGGCCCTGATGGCCAGCTGCTCCATTCGGATGCCTTCCCACCACCCCGGGTAGTGGacactctgggggctggagaTACCTTCAATGCCTCTGTCATCTTCAGCCTCGCCCAGG GCAagagcatgcaggaggcactgagaTTTGGCTGCCAGGTGGCTGGCAAGAAGTGTGGCCTGCAGGGGTTTGATGGCATCGtgtga
- the Khk gene encoding ketohexokinase isoform X2, translating into MEEKQILCVGLVVLDIINVVDKYPEEDTDSRCLSQRWQRGGNASNSCTVLSLLGAPCAFMGSLASGPVADFLVADFRRRGIDVSHVAWQSRGDTPCSCCIVNNSSGSRTIVLYDTNLPDVSAKDFEKVDLTRFKWIHIEGRNVSEQIKMLQRIEHHNARQPPEQKIRVSVEIEKPREELFQLFGYGELVFVSKDVAKHLGFQSAVEALRGLYGRVRKGATLVCAWAEEGADALGPDGQLLHSDAFPPPRVVDTLGAGDTFNASVIFSLAQGKSMQEALRFGCQVAGKKCGLQGFDGIV; encoded by the exons ATGGAAGAGAAGCAAATTCTATGCGTGGGGCTGGTGGTGCTGGACATCATCAATGTGGTGGACAAGTACCCGGAGGAGGACACGGATAGCAG GTGTCTCTCCCAGAGATGGCAACGTGGAGGCAACGCGTCCAACTCCTGCACCGTCCTGTCCCTGCTCGGAGCCCCCTGTGCCTTCATGGGCTCGCTGGCCTCTGGCCCTGTTGCCGA CTTCCTGGTGGCTGACTTCAGGCGGCGAGGCATAGATGTGTCTCATGTGGCCTGGCAGAGTAGAGGGGACACCCCCTGCTCTTGCTGCATCGTCAACAACTCCAGTGGCTCCCGTACCATTGTGCTCTACGACAC GAACCTACCAGATGTGTCTGCTAAGGACTTTGAGAAGGTGGATCTGACGCGGTTCAAGTGGATTCACATTGAG GGCAGGAATGTTTCAGAACAGATAAAGATGCTGCAGCGGATAGAGCATCACAATGCCAGGCAGCCTCCAGAGCAGAAGATCCGGGTATCCGTGGAGATAGAGAAGCCCCGAGAGGAGCTGTTCCAGCTGTTTGGCTATGGGGAGTTG GTGTTTGTCAGCAAAGATGTGGCCAAGCACCTGGGGTTCCAGTCAGCAGTGGAAGCCCTGAGGGGCTTGTATGGTCGTGTGAGGAAAGG GGCCACCCTTGTCTGTGCCTGGGCTGAGGAGGGTGCTGATGCCCTGGGCCCTGATGGCCAGCTGCTCCATTCGGATGCCTTCCCACCACCCCGGGTAGTGGacactctgggggctggagaTACCTTCAATGCCTCTGTCATCTTCAGCCTCGCCCAGG GCAagagcatgcaggaggcactgagaTTTGGCTGCCAGGTGGCTGGCAAGAAGTGTGGCCTGCAGGGGTTTGATGGCATCGtgtga
- the Cgref1 gene encoding cell growth regulator with EF hand domain protein 1, producing the protein MSPWQMRALMLPLLLLPLSQAAPKDGATRPDPEAQQQPLSNPFQPGPEQLRLLQNYLKGLERMEEEPEHMNREQVLLYLFALHDYDQSGQLDGLELLSMLTAALAPRAADFPINPVILVVDKVLETQDLNRDGLMTPAELINFPGEAPGNAGHTEPREHLAPAPQELQAAGRQPPLAKVPLKQETLEALGLREEAGGQEEARRESLEPIQEAGHQAGAERDTPGSTGEARGQVEAEGDAPGPGGEARGQVEAEGDAPGPGGEARGQVEAEGDAPGPGGEATGQAVARDNGREGKELPGETLESKNTPNEFEVHNIQLDNDEM; encoded by the exons ATGTCACCTTGGCAGATGAGAGCGTTAAtgctgccactgctgctgctcCCGCTGAGTCAAGCTGCTCCCAAGGATGGTGCCACAAG GCCAGACCCTGAAGCTCAGCAGCAGCCCCTGTCCAACCCCTTCCAGCCAGGCCCAGAGCAGCTCCG ACTTCTGCAGAACTACCTAAAGGGACTagaaagaatggaagaggagCCAGAGCACATGAATCGGGAACAGG TTCTCCTCTACCTTTTTGCCCTCCATGACTATGACCAGAGTGGACAGCTGGATGGCCTGGAGCTCTTGTCCATGTTGACAGCAGCTCTGGCCCCAAGGGCTGCTGACTTTCCCATCAACCCG GTGATCCTGGTAGTGGACAAGGTGCTCGAGACCCAGGACCTGAATAGGGATGGGCTCATGACCCCTGCAGAGCTCATCAACTTCCCAGGAGAGGCCCCTGGGAATGCAGGGCATACAGAGCCCAGAGAGCACCTCGCTCCAGCTCCTCAGGAACTGCAAGCTGCTGGGAGGCAGCCCCCATTGGCTAAGGTCCCACTGAAACAAGAAACCCTGGAAGCCCTAGGTCTCAGAGAAGAAGCCGGAGGCCAGGAAGAAGCCAGAAGGGAATCCTTGGAGCCTATACAGGAGGCTGGGCATCAGGCGGGGGCTGAAAGAGATACTCCAGGCTCCACAGGGGAGGCTAGGGGGCAGGTAGAGGCTGAAGGAGATGCCCCAGGTCCTGGGGGGGAGGCCAGGGGACAGGTAGAGGCTGAAGGAGATGCCCCAGGTCCTGGGGGGGAGGCCAGGGGACAGGTAGAGGCTGAAGGAGATGCCCCAGGTCCTGGAGGGGAGGCCACAGGACAGGCAGTGGCTAGGGACAATGGAAGGGAAGGCAAAGAGCTTCCAGGAGAAACACTGGAGTCCAAGAACACCCCAAATGAGTTTGAGGTCCATAATATTCAACTGGACAATGATGAGATGTAA